From Pseudomonadota bacterium, a single genomic window includes:
- a CDS encoding DUF58 domain-containing protein has product MIDRELLRRIRKIEIYTGRLVNDQLAGQYHSVFKGRGMAFSEVRQYQPGDDIRLIDWNVSARMNDVYVKLFSEERELTVMLLVDMSASSALGSQPSSKRALTAEVAATFAFSAIKNNDRVGLIIFSDGVERFVPPKKGRKHVLRVISEILSYRPRRMGTDLAAALGYLGRVVPRRCVAFLLSDFVGDAELPLPARDLAAAPDRHAASVAGGAAVSRMERAWRVIARRHDLIPVAINDPLDQSLAGLGIVRLLDVETGELLTFDSAGPEAAAFARHMRRARQERQAFWRRLELDGMELSTAEPYLSTLVAFFRRRQLRLRHG; this is encoded by the coding sequence GTGATCGACCGCGAGCTGCTGCGCAGGATTCGCAAGATCGAGATCTACACCGGTCGGCTGGTCAACGATCAGCTCGCGGGGCAGTACCACAGCGTCTTCAAGGGCCGCGGGATGGCCTTCTCGGAGGTGCGTCAGTACCAGCCTGGCGACGATATCCGCCTGATCGACTGGAACGTCAGCGCGCGGATGAACGACGTCTACGTCAAGCTCTTCAGCGAGGAGCGCGAGCTGACGGTGATGCTCCTCGTCGACATGAGCGCCTCGAGCGCCCTCGGCAGCCAGCCGAGCAGCAAGCGCGCCCTGACGGCGGAGGTGGCCGCGACCTTCGCGTTCTCGGCGATCAAGAACAACGATCGGGTCGGCTTGATCATCTTCAGCGATGGCGTCGAGCGCTTCGTCCCGCCGAAGAAGGGTCGCAAGCACGTCCTGCGCGTGATCAGCGAGATCCTCAGCTACCGACCGCGGCGGATGGGCACTGATCTGGCCGCGGCGCTCGGTTACCTCGGTCGCGTGGTGCCGCGGCGTTGTGTGGCCTTTCTGCTCAGTGACTTCGTCGGCGACGCCGAGCTCCCCTTGCCCGCGCGTGATCTTGCCGCGGCGCCGGATCGGCACGCCGCGAGCGTGGCGGGCGGCGCGGCGGTGTCCCGGATGGAGCGAGCGTGGCGGGTGATCGCACGGCGCCACGACCTGATCCCGGTGGCGATCAACGATCCGCTCGACCAGTCGCTGGCCGGGCTCGGCATCGTGCGCTTGCTCGACGTCGAGACCGGTGAGCTGCTGACCTTTGACAGCGCCGGGCCGGAGGCGGCGGCGTTTGCTCGCCACATGCGCCGCGCGCGGCAGGAGCGGCAGGCCTTCTGGCGCCGCCTCGAGCTCGATGGCATGGAGCTCTCGACGGCAGAACCCTATCTCAGCACGCTGGTGGCGTTCTTTCGCCGGCGGCAGCTGCGGCTCCGGCACGGATGA
- a CDS encoding MoxR family ATPase, giving the protein MQSELRAINEMVMAESGLVERLRGEVGKVIVGQRQMVDRILIGLLTAGHVLLEGVPGLAKTMAIKTIAKTMDLAFARIQFTPDLLPADIVGTTIYNPHTGQFSAKTGPIFANLVLADEINRAPAKVQSALLEAMQEQQVTLGDTTHALPTPFLVLATQNPIEQEGTYPLPEAQLDRFMLMIKVGYPTPEEERLIMDRMTAGAAPEASTVIRAAELLQARQVVKQVYVDEKIRDYIVSVVTATRRPREHGLGELADHIEYGASPRASIYLLLAARAHAFLQRRGFVTPEDVKAIGADVLRHRIILTYEAEAEEVTSEDLVRQLFERVEVP; this is encoded by the coding sequence ATGCAGAGCGAGCTACGTGCGATCAACGAGATGGTGATGGCAGAGAGCGGGCTCGTCGAGCGACTGCGCGGCGAGGTCGGCAAGGTCATCGTCGGTCAGAGGCAGATGGTCGATCGCATCCTGATCGGCCTGCTGACGGCGGGCCATGTGTTGCTCGAGGGCGTGCCGGGCTTGGCCAAGACGATGGCGATCAAGACCATCGCCAAGACCATGGACCTCGCCTTCGCGCGGATCCAGTTCACTCCCGATCTGCTGCCCGCCGATATCGTGGGCACGACGATCTACAACCCCCATACGGGGCAGTTCTCCGCCAAGACCGGGCCGATCTTCGCCAACCTGGTGCTCGCCGACGAGATCAACCGCGCCCCGGCCAAGGTGCAGAGCGCGCTGCTCGAGGCGATGCAGGAGCAGCAGGTCACCCTCGGCGACACGACGCACGCGCTGCCGACGCCCTTCCTCGTGCTCGCGACGCAGAACCCGATCGAGCAGGAGGGCACCTATCCGCTGCCGGAGGCGCAGCTCGACCGTTTCATGCTGATGATCAAGGTCGGCTACCCGACGCCCGAGGAGGAGCGGTTGATCATGGACCGCATGACCGCCGGCGCCGCGCCCGAGGCGTCGACGGTGATCCGGGCGGCGGAGCTGCTGCAGGCGCGGCAGGTCGTTAAGCAGGTCTATGTCGACGAGAAGATCCGCGATTACATCGTCAGCGTCGTGACCGCGACCCGCCGGCCGCGCGAGCATGGGTTGGGCGAGCTGGCTGACCACATCGAGTACGGGGCGAGTCCGCGGGCGTCGATCTACCTGCTGCTCGCGGCGCGGGCGCACGCCTTCTTGCAGCGGCGCGGCTTTGTGACGCCCGAGGACGTCAAGGCGATCGGCGCCGACGTGCTGCGGCATCGGATCATTCTGACCTACGAGGCCGAGGCTGAGGAGGTGACCAGCGAGGACCTCGTGCGCCAGCTCTTCGAGCGGGTCGAAGTGCCGTGA
- a CDS encoding tetratricopeptide repeat protein produces MSLPSTARRLAWLLLGALLLVAPSGLRAETVDAAYRRALADYYGGRYAAAAQALERLAALPLRHEALFYNLGCAYYRLGRLGPAVYAFERALALESGSDDARHNLRLARQRAAQGGRDVLRGVSDQPAWQRAASVFELRTAWWLTLILWWAVLAGFVLVRRTAPGPARAGLVAGNALLGLLLLASVGLLGARIHLERSVRYGIVLPDKLAVREGPEAAARSAYSLHAGLRVRLVGEVSGWRRLRLGNGLEGWVRSDAIGPI; encoded by the coding sequence ATGAGCTTGCCTTCGACGGCGCGGCGCCTGGCCTGGCTACTGCTTGGCGCCCTCTTGCTGGTGGCGCCAAGCGGCCTGCGGGCGGAGACGGTGGACGCAGCGTATCGTCGGGCGCTGGCCGACTACTACGGTGGCCGCTATGCGGCCGCGGCGCAGGCGCTCGAGCGGCTGGCCGCGCTGCCGCTGCGGCACGAGGCGCTCTTCTACAACCTCGGCTGCGCTTACTATCGCCTCGGACGCCTCGGTCCCGCGGTCTACGCCTTCGAGCGGGCCCTGGCGCTGGAGAGCGGCTCTGATGATGCGCGGCATAACCTGCGGCTCGCGCGCCAGCGTGCGGCCCAGGGCGGACGCGACGTGCTGCGTGGCGTCAGCGATCAGCCGGCGTGGCAGCGCGCCGCCAGCGTCTTCGAGCTGCGGACCGCGTGGTGGCTGACGCTCATCCTGTGGTGGGCCGTGCTGGCCGGCTTCGTGCTCGTGCGTCGGACCGCGCCTGGGCCCGCCCGCGCCGGATTGGTCGCGGGCAATGCGCTGCTCGGCTTGCTGCTGTTGGCCAGCGTCGGGCTGCTGGGGGCGCGGATCCACCTCGAACGCAGTGTGCGCTACGGTATCGTGCTTCCCGACAAGCTGGCGGTGCGCGAAGGCCCAGAGGCGGCAGCCCGCAGCGCCTACAGCCTACACGCGGGGCTGCGCGTGCGCCTCGTCGGCGAGGTCAGCGGCTGGCGCCGCCTGCGCCTCGGCAACGGCCTCGAAGGCTGGGTGCGCAGCGACGCCATCGGCCCGATCTGA
- a CDS encoding VWA domain-containing protein — translation MSRSTKGQDLPEAAPAVTARRAPGPWGLLLTVLAAVVALLGWALSSAGQFSFGRPWALLLLLVALPLAYWLLFVLLPRRGAHLRVSSTRVLGRLRPGPMARLLPLPGVLRLVLLALLIVALARPQTRERGGAIEVEGIDIVVALDLSNSMEADDLVPNRLEAAKRVLDGFIRRRRSDRLGLVVFGREAYTYCPLTLDYSVLINLLGGVQLGLIDGAATAIGNGLGLALARLRPSDAKSRVVILLTDGDNNAGNLAPREAARYARDMKVKVFTILMGQHAPPRGAGADPLAGLGRSSQRLPANPALLESIARETGGRAFLATDRGALEQTFETILSELDRTTRRDVAALHRDAQQPFLALALLLLLLEAALRLTRLRELT, via the coding sequence GTGAGCCGCTCGACGAAGGGGCAGGACCTGCCCGAGGCGGCGCCGGCCGTGACCGCGCGGCGTGCGCCAGGCCCCTGGGGGTTGCTGCTGACCGTGCTTGCTGCGGTCGTGGCGCTGCTGGGTTGGGCGCTTTCGTCGGCCGGACAATTCTCCTTCGGTCGGCCCTGGGCGCTCTTGCTGCTGCTCGTGGCGCTGCCGCTGGCCTACTGGCTGCTCTTCGTGCTCCTGCCGCGGCGTGGCGCGCATCTGCGCGTCTCGAGCACGAGGGTGCTCGGGCGACTGCGGCCGGGTCCGATGGCGCGGCTCTTGCCTCTGCCTGGGGTGCTGCGGCTGGTGCTCTTGGCCTTGCTCATCGTGGCGTTGGCGCGCCCGCAGACGCGCGAGCGTGGCGGCGCGATCGAGGTCGAGGGGATCGACATCGTCGTCGCCCTCGACCTCTCGAACAGCATGGAGGCCGACGACCTGGTCCCCAATCGGCTGGAGGCCGCCAAGCGCGTGTTGGACGGCTTCATCAGGCGGCGCCGCAGCGACCGGCTCGGCCTGGTCGTCTTCGGTCGCGAGGCCTACACCTATTGCCCACTGACCCTCGACTACTCGGTCTTGATCAACCTGCTCGGCGGCGTGCAGCTCGGGCTGATCGACGGCGCGGCGACGGCGATCGGCAATGGTCTCGGGCTCGCGCTGGCGCGGCTGCGGCCGAGCGATGCGAAGAGCCGTGTCGTGATCCTGCTGACCGACGGCGACAACAACGCCGGCAATCTCGCACCGCGCGAGGCAGCGCGCTATGCGCGCGACATGAAGGTCAAGGTCTTCACGATCCTGATGGGGCAGCACGCGCCGCCGCGCGGCGCGGGGGCTGATCCGCTGGCCGGATTAGGGCGGTCGTCGCAGCGGCTTCCGGCGAATCCAGCGCTGCTGGAGTCGATCGCGCGCGAGACGGGAGGCCGCGCCTTCCTGGCGACAGATCGTGGCGCCCTCGAGCAGACCTTCGAGACGATTCTCAGCGAGCTCGATCGCACGACGCGGCGCGATGTGGCAGCGTTGCACCGCGATGCGCAGCAGCCCTTCCTCGCGCTGGCGCTGCTCTTACTCTTGCTGGAGGCCGCCTTGCGCCTGACGCGCCTGCGCGAGCTGACCTGA
- a CDS encoding GAF domain-containing protein codes for MPNEPVDKHRCLHDPAYLADTLRQALASVELDSLLWRLAELLHQRMGFHCVSFGVVEGSGVTFRTPHGARSDCPLQPLGAWQRPQQAGALARVLERRETEHCAGSPPGAEVAAATEGGVGRGCTLVPLVHQQSVAAVLVVAEPGGGPLAADEVRLLERVAALAAPSVLAAARLDQEQRRAGYLQIESEVGRMAMASPDRGQLLGMVCRGLVDRLRLSFAALVICDESGGFPVLARYASAAPFSEGVDAERWPARVLAGAGAAALAEHAPWCCDDLSGSPGVQPIVVGTRSVLALPIGLLGDVVGVLAVEHPTAGYFTSLERARMGDLALMLAEALDHAEIFDQQQRRWQHLLLANEMARVASERLNVEEIACRVVSELAHRFRYPTVALWLAEPPHVVLRAVRSQLALDTGVGDRERLGEGCAGWATQYGRVVRVDEAEQLGDRRALGAGRESLLCVPIGSPDWPIGALQLESPEPGVFGEDDELLLEALAHALAGVLAGAQALARTQRLREDLTRMIVHDLRNPLQAVQLGLGSLLASERPAVEARERLRESGRCIDEMLALVSSLLDVARFEDGKMRLRLAPAALNDHIRAVVRRYAPLARAKAVQMTTVLSPQLPAMQLDGELIERMLANVVGNALKFTPEGAPVTIQSALLETPRPEWSLPAGTVLVSVRDSGEGIPTEYHEKIFEKFGQVEARRAGLTTSTGLGLALCRYVAEAHGGRIWVESAPDDGSTFLIALPLAAAGGKLAGAGARSLASGE; via the coding sequence GTGCCCAACGAGCCCGTCGACAAACATCGTTGCCTCCACGATCCAGCCTACCTGGCCGATACCCTGCGCCAGGCCTTGGCGTCGGTGGAGCTGGACTCGTTGCTCTGGCGGCTCGCCGAGCTCCTGCATCAGCGGATGGGCTTCCACTGCGTGTCCTTCGGCGTCGTCGAGGGATCGGGGGTCACCTTTCGCACCCCCCACGGCGCGCGCTCCGATTGCCCCTTGCAGCCGCTCGGCGCCTGGCAGCGCCCGCAGCAAGCCGGGGCCCTGGCGAGGGTCCTCGAGCGGCGCGAGACCGAGCACTGCGCTGGCAGCCCTCCAGGCGCGGAGGTGGCCGCGGCCACCGAGGGCGGTGTCGGGCGCGGCTGCACGCTCGTGCCCCTCGTGCACCAGCAGAGCGTCGCCGCCGTGCTGGTCGTGGCCGAGCCGGGGGGGGGGCCGCTGGCGGCGGACGAGGTGCGCCTGCTGGAGCGGGTGGCGGCTCTGGCGGCCCCGAGCGTGCTGGCCGCGGCGCGTTTGGATCAGGAGCAACGCCGCGCCGGCTACCTGCAGATCGAGAGCGAGGTCGGTCGCATGGCGATGGCCTCGCCGGATCGAGGGCAGCTCCTCGGCATGGTTTGCCGCGGGTTGGTGGATCGGCTGCGGCTGAGCTTCGCCGCGCTGGTGATTTGTGACGAGAGCGGCGGGTTCCCGGTGCTGGCGCGCTACGCCAGCGCTGCGCCCTTCAGCGAGGGCGTGGACGCCGAGCGCTGGCCCGCGCGGGTGCTGGCCGGGGCGGGGGCGGCCGCCCTGGCCGAGCACGCGCCCTGGTGCTGCGACGACCTGAGCGGGTCGCCTGGCGTGCAGCCGATCGTCGTCGGCACCCGCTCCGTCCTGGCGCTGCCGATCGGGCTGCTCGGCGACGTCGTGGGCGTCTTGGCGGTCGAGCATCCGACGGCGGGGTACTTCACCAGCCTCGAGCGGGCGCGGATGGGCGACCTGGCGCTGATGCTGGCGGAGGCGCTGGACCACGCGGAGATCTTCGACCAACAGCAGCGCCGCTGGCAGCATTTGCTCTTGGCCAACGAGATGGCGCGGGTCGCGAGCGAACGCCTCAACGTCGAGGAGATCGCCTGCCGCGTGGTGAGCGAGCTGGCGCATCGCTTTCGCTATCCGACGGTGGCGCTGTGGTTGGCGGAGCCGCCCCACGTGGTCTTGCGGGCCGTCCGGAGCCAGCTCGCGCTCGATACGGGCGTCGGCGACCGCGAGCGCCTGGGAGAGGGCTGCGCCGGCTGGGCGACGCAATACGGTCGCGTGGTTCGCGTCGACGAGGCCGAGCAGCTCGGCGATCGTCGAGCGCTCGGCGCCGGGCGCGAGAGCTTGCTCTGCGTGCCCATCGGCAGCCCGGATTGGCCGATCGGCGCGTTGCAGCTCGAGAGCCCGGAGCCGGGCGTCTTCGGCGAGGATGATGAGCTGCTGCTCGAGGCCCTGGCCCACGCGCTGGCGGGGGTCTTGGCGGGCGCGCAGGCGCTGGCTCGGACCCAGCGGCTGCGTGAGGACCTGACGCGGATGATCGTCCACGATCTGCGCAATCCGCTCCAGGCGGTGCAGCTGGGCCTGGGCTCGCTGCTCGCCAGCGAGCGGCCGGCGGTCGAGGCGCGCGAGCGGCTGCGGGAGAGCGGCCGCTGCATCGACGAGATGCTGGCGTTGGTCAGCAGCCTGCTCGACGTGGCTCGCTTCGAGGATGGCAAGATGCGCTTGCGTCTGGCGCCGGCCGCGCTGAATGACCACATTCGCGCGGTTGTCCGCCGCTACGCGCCGCTGGCCCGCGCGAAGGCCGTGCAGATGACGACCGTGCTCTCGCCGCAGCTCCCCGCGATGCAGCTCGACGGCGAGCTGATCGAGCGCATGCTCGCCAACGTCGTCGGCAACGCGCTCAAGTTCACGCCCGAGGGGGCGCCGGTGACGATCCAGAGCGCGCTGCTGGAGACGCCGCGGCCAGAGTGGTCGTTGCCGGCGGGGACGGTGCTGGTCAGCGTGCGCGACAGCGGCGAAGGCATACCGACCGAGTACCACGAGAAGATCTTCGAGAAGTTCGGTCAGGTCGAGGCGCGCAGGGCAGGGCTGACGACCTCGACCGGCCTCGGTCTCGCGCTCTGCCGCTATGTGGCCGAGGCCCACGGCGGGCGCATCTGGGTCGAGAGCGCGCCCGACGACGGTTCGACCTTCCTGATCGCCTTGCCGCTCGCCGCCGCGGGCGGCAAGCTGGCGGGGGCCGGCGCCCGGTCGCTCGCCTCGGGGGAATAG
- a CDS encoding protein BatD, producing MSSGAWAFRSARRARARGSRVVGAAAALALLCLAAAGALAQGVSLRLTADRHITAVGEPVVVTVELAVEGRADVEFLEPTLRGWRLLSNSLVSRNIELINWQMRRRETRVYEVAALQAGTLALGPAGVRLAQRVVRSNTVQVEVRPAGANTPAGAPAALPTPSASARGGAQSGGFIVAQPSLTRVYVGQQLVVTWRLYTQSELLSFGIETRPTTDGFWSEDAGSPRRLDLERVVLDGQVYGTALLQRSVLFPQRAGSLPIGPFEAQLQTADTLGEGPLLRRADGLTIEVLALPAAGRPAGFADANVGHFALAALVDREAVEVGQAVTLRLIARGSGNLRQLVLPVLPALAGVRAFEPKLTDRLEAGEAGLQGEKEVAYLLLPQQPGELRIPALALAYFDPEARAYRVAQTKPLRLRVTGQAAAASRGAPSAQPASNVLGPDIRPPRPAEALQDRLPRAPINALYLGLAALPLLLLALGWGAERVQAARSAPTTRARQRAMQRRVRTGLRQARAAAAQGRPAAEASALLVAALHEQLDHRLGLRAGGLTREALAQALRGQGVGDELAAAVGALLDQCDQARFAPGAAPQALGVATVDAAEAVIRALAAGTAAAGASRDPRDEERS from the coding sequence GTGAGCTCCGGCGCATGGGCTTTTCGGTCAGCGCGGCGAGCGCGTGCGCGTGGCTCGCGCGTCGTGGGGGCGGCGGCCGCGTTGGCGTTGCTCTGCCTGGCTGCCGCGGGCGCGCTGGCCCAGGGCGTCAGCCTCCGCTTGACGGCCGACCGGCACATCACCGCCGTGGGGGAGCCTGTCGTCGTCACGGTGGAGCTTGCCGTCGAGGGGCGCGCGGACGTCGAGTTCCTCGAGCCCACGCTCCGCGGTTGGCGCCTGCTGAGCAACAGCCTCGTCAGCCGCAACATCGAGCTGATCAACTGGCAGATGCGGCGGCGTGAGACGCGCGTCTACGAGGTGGCGGCGCTGCAAGCGGGGACCCTGGCCTTGGGGCCGGCGGGCGTGCGCCTGGCGCAGCGCGTCGTGCGTTCGAATACGGTGCAGGTGGAGGTGCGCCCGGCAGGGGCGAACACGCCGGCGGGCGCGCCGGCCGCGCTGCCGACACCGAGCGCCAGCGCCCGCGGGGGCGCGCAATCGGGCGGCTTCATCGTCGCTCAGCCCTCCCTGACGCGGGTCTACGTCGGCCAGCAGCTCGTGGTCACCTGGCGGCTCTACACGCAGTCGGAGCTGCTCTCCTTTGGCATCGAGACCCGGCCGACGACCGATGGCTTCTGGAGCGAGGACGCAGGCTCGCCGCGGCGGCTCGACCTGGAGCGGGTCGTGCTCGATGGCCAGGTCTACGGCACCGCCTTGCTGCAGCGCTCGGTGCTCTTTCCGCAGCGCGCGGGGTCGTTGCCGATCGGGCCCTTCGAGGCCCAGCTGCAGACGGCCGACACGCTGGGGGAGGGCCCGCTGCTGCGCCGGGCCGACGGCCTGACGATCGAGGTCTTGGCGCTGCCCGCCGCGGGCCGGCCGGCGGGCTTCGCGGACGCCAACGTCGGCCACTTCGCGCTGGCGGCCCTGGTCGACCGGGAGGCAGTGGAGGTCGGCCAGGCGGTGACCTTGCGCTTGATCGCCCGCGGCAGCGGGAACCTGCGGCAGCTCGTCTTGCCCGTGCTCCCTGCGCTAGCCGGTGTGCGGGCCTTCGAGCCGAAGCTCACCGACCGGCTGGAGGCGGGCGAAGCGGGGTTGCAGGGTGAGAAGGAGGTCGCCTACCTCCTGCTGCCCCAGCAACCCGGCGAGCTGCGGATCCCGGCCCTTGCCCTGGCCTACTTCGATCCTGAGGCGCGCGCCTATCGCGTGGCGCAGACCAAGCCGCTGCGCCTGCGCGTCACCGGACAGGCCGCTGCTGCCTCGCGCGGCGCCCCTTCGGCTCAGCCGGCGAGCAACGTGCTCGGTCCGGATATCCGACCGCCGCGCCCGGCCGAGGCGCTGCAGGATCGCTTGCCACGCGCGCCGATCAACGCCCTCTATCTCGGCCTGGCCGCCCTGCCCCTCTTGTTGCTGGCCTTGGGATGGGGGGCGGAGCGGGTGCAAGCCGCGCGCAGCGCCCCGACGACGCGCGCGCGCCAGCGGGCGATGCAGCGGCGTGTGCGGACAGGGTTGCGCCAGGCTCGCGCGGCCGCAGCGCAGGGGCGGCCAGCGGCGGAGGCCTCTGCCTTGCTGGTCGCGGCGCTGCATGAGCAGCTCGATCATCGGCTCGGGCTGCGGGCCGGCGGGCTGACGCGCGAGGCGCTCGCTCAGGCGCTGCGCGGCCAGGGGGTCGGCGACGAGCTCGCCGCCGCCGTCGGCGCGTTGCTCGATCAATGCGATCAGGCGCGCTTCGCCCCCGGCGCTGCGCCGCAGGCGCTCGGCGTCGCCACCGTCGACGCGGCGGAGGCGGTCATTCGGGCCCTTGCAGCGGGCACCGCGGCGGCAGGCGCAAGCCGCGATCCCCGCGATGAGGAGCGCTCATGA
- a CDS encoding tetratricopeptide repeat protein, which produces MIRSSPHFGRGGQALLLLLVPLFGGAFDLLRTRNAAVERGNAELAAGRAKEALAAYDEALAAQPDAQGVHYNRGVALHRLGQHDAARQALLRATQGEDRALRAKSFFNLGDVDFEQKRFAESATAFQQALRLDPRHRAAKWNLELALRRREQEEKKQRQDKKGEQQKPEQKKGEQQKNEQKKSEQQKPEQKPDAKKQPQATPKGEKGARPDPQQPPREPAATPSPAPREQPAQAAERAAKTAAEEQAERERQQVLDALDRGDKNVQRERARLQQGLYRPPLKDW; this is translated from the coding sequence ATGATCCGATCCTCGCCTCACTTCGGCCGCGGGGGGCAGGCCCTGCTGCTGCTGCTCGTTCCCCTCTTCGGCGGCGCCTTCGATCTGCTGCGTACGCGGAACGCTGCGGTGGAGCGTGGCAACGCCGAGCTCGCCGCCGGTCGAGCCAAGGAGGCGCTGGCGGCCTACGACGAGGCGCTGGCGGCGCAGCCCGACGCCCAGGGAGTCCACTACAACCGCGGGGTCGCGCTGCACCGGCTCGGTCAACACGACGCGGCGCGGCAGGCGCTGCTGCGTGCGACCCAGGGTGAAGACCGCGCGCTGCGCGCCAAGAGCTTCTTCAACCTCGGGGACGTGGACTTCGAGCAGAAGCGCTTCGCGGAGTCCGCGACGGCCTTCCAGCAGGCGCTGCGTCTCGACCCGCGCCATCGCGCGGCGAAGTGGAACCTCGAGCTGGCGTTGCGGCGTCGCGAGCAGGAAGAAAAGAAGCAGCGTCAGGACAAGAAAGGCGAGCAGCAGAAGCCCGAGCAGAAAAAGGGCGAGCAGCAGAAGAACGAACAGAAAAAAAGCGAGCAGCAGAAGCCCGAGCAGAAGCCCGACGCGAAGAAGCAGCCGCAAGCGACGCCCAAGGGGGAAAAGGGCGCCCGGCCAGATCCGCAGCAGCCACCACGCGAGCCCGCGGCGACGCCCTCGCCGGCACCGCGCGAGCAGCCGGCGCAAGCGGCAGAGCGCGCTGCCAAGACGGCCGCGGAAGAACAGGCCGAGCGCGAGCGCCAGCAGGTGCTGGATGCCCTTGATCGTGGCGACAAGAACGTGCAGCGTGAGCGCGCGCGGCTGCAGCAGGGGCTCTATCGGCCGCCGCTGAAGGATTGGTAG
- a CDS encoding VWA domain-containing protein — translation MRFAEPSLLWLLLAVPALIVGLALRFGWRRQVLARLGDAGPLARRLSPLSHGRRLAKSAALVLGLALLVLALARPQAGERTTLAPQLGLDLVVALDLSKSMLARDAFPSRIERAKAELGRLIDRLRGDRLGLVLFAGSTLTYPLTTDYAAAKLFLRDVGPADMPRGGTAIGQAVVAATRLLGAVRGHGPPRAQVIVVLTDGEDHESEPLAAAREAAQRGIRIFTVGIGSRSGEPVPQLDARGQIVGYLEHEGRPVASRLDSTTLKEMASLTRGRYLEMEPQHFAVEPVIAALERLNRSAVDARLVRHYDEVYAFFVWPAFLLLLGELCLSERRRSRREEQDA, via the coding sequence ATGCGTTTCGCTGAGCCCTCGCTGCTCTGGTTGCTCTTGGCGGTACCGGCGCTGATCGTCGGCTTGGCCTTGCGTTTTGGCTGGCGGCGTCAGGTCCTCGCGCGCCTCGGGGACGCCGGGCCGCTCGCGCGCCGGCTGAGCCCGCTGAGCCATGGGCGCCGGCTGGCGAAGAGCGCGGCGCTGGTGCTGGGGCTGGCCTTGCTCGTGCTGGCCTTGGCGCGGCCGCAGGCGGGTGAGCGCACGACCCTCGCCCCGCAGCTCGGGCTCGATCTCGTCGTCGCGCTCGATCTCTCCAAGAGCATGCTGGCGCGTGACGCCTTTCCCAGCCGCATCGAGCGGGCAAAGGCCGAGCTCGGTCGGCTGATCGATCGGCTGCGGGGCGATCGCCTCGGGCTCGTCCTCTTCGCGGGCTCGACGCTGACCTATCCCCTGACCACGGACTACGCGGCCGCCAAGCTCTTCCTCCGCGACGTGGGGCCGGCTGACATGCCGCGCGGCGGCACGGCGATCGGTCAGGCCGTGGTGGCGGCGACGCGGCTACTCGGCGCCGTGCGCGGTCACGGCCCGCCGCGGGCGCAGGTCATCGTGGTGCTGACCGACGGCGAGGACCACGAGAGCGAGCCCCTGGCCGCGGCGCGCGAGGCCGCCCAGCGCGGGATCCGAATCTTCACCGTCGGCATCGGATCGCGCTCCGGGGAGCCGGTGCCTCAGCTCGACGCGCGCGGGCAGATCGTCGGCTATCTGGAGCATGAGGGTCGCCCCGTCGCGAGCCGACTCGACAGCACGACGCTGAAGGAGATGGCGTCGCTGACCCGCGGGCGTTACCTCGAGATGGAGCCGCAGCACTTCGCCGTCGAACCGGTGATCGCGGCCCTCGAGCGGCTCAATCGCTCCGCCGTCGACGCGCGGCTGGTGCGGCATTACGACGAGGTCTACGCCTTCTTCGTCTGGCCGGCCTTCTTGCTGCTCTTGGGGGAGCTCTGCCTCAGCGAGCGGCGGCGCTCGCGTCGCGAGGAGCAAGACGCATGA
- the larB gene encoding nickel pincer cofactor biosynthesis protein LarB: MVATDTLEQLARLDLDRRARSGIPEVIFAERKELEVLCAIAERMATACGRALLSRVEPGLQATLAQRLAPRFVVEVHAQARMVVVRRAEAAAPSGGGVIGLLAAGTADLPVAEEARVMAQEMGCEVLHHYDVGVAGLHRLVEPLRELLAREVAAVVVVAGMEGALPTVVKSLVPVPVIGVPTSVGYGFGRPGEAALMTMLHSCAPGLTVVNVDNGLGGGATAALIANRVAAAALGRSSSVEALVSAL; this comes from the coding sequence ATGGTGGCAACAGATACGCTCGAGCAGTTGGCGCGCCTCGACCTCGACCGCCGCGCGCGCAGCGGAATCCCCGAGGTGATCTTCGCCGAGCGCAAGGAGCTCGAGGTCCTCTGCGCCATCGCTGAGCGGATGGCGACGGCCTGCGGGCGCGCCCTGCTCTCGCGCGTCGAGCCGGGGCTGCAGGCGACGCTGGCGCAGCGCTTGGCGCCGCGCTTCGTCGTCGAGGTCCACGCGCAGGCGCGCATGGTCGTCGTGCGCCGCGCTGAGGCTGCAGCGCCGAGCGGCGGCGGCGTGATCGGCCTGCTGGCGGCCGGGACGGCGGATCTGCCCGTGGCCGAAGAGGCGCGGGTGATGGCGCAGGAGATGGGCTGCGAGGTGCTTCACCACTACGACGTCGGCGTGGCCGGGCTGCACCGCCTGGTCGAGCCCCTGCGCGAGCTGCTGGCGCGCGAGGTGGCGGCGGTGGTCGTGGTGGCGGGCATGGAGGGCGCGCTGCCGACCGTCGTCAAGTCCTTGGTGCCCGTCCCGGTCATCGGCGTACCGACCTCGGTGGGCTACGGCTTCGGCCGGCCGGGCGAGGCGGCCCTGATGACCATGCTGCACTCCTGCGCCCCCGGGCTGACGGTCGTCAATGTCGACAACGGCCTGGGCGGCGGGGCCACCGCGGCGCTGATCGCGAATCGGGTCGCGGCAGCGGCCCTCGGCCGCAGCAGCTCTGTCGAGGCGCTCGTCAGCGCCCTCTAA